From Lucilia cuprina isolate Lc7/37 chromosome 4, ASM2204524v1, whole genome shotgun sequence:
taattggcaaaacttcaaCTACAATTACATTTATGGTAATTGGTCCATTACAAATAACTATTAATTGTAATtagaaaaacttcaattacaagtaattggttATTGCTTTTTCAAACAttacatatatgaatgtatagtcggataTGGTCGAACATATAAGAACCTTCAGCAATATGGAATggttatatgggggataggcgaaataatgaaccgattttaattattttcagtaAGCTTTGTCCTTGAATCAAAAACGTgtatgtgacaaatttcatcaaataatcTTGTAGTGTTGGGACAGACAGACAACCAGACAAACGAACATACTGATGGACTGACAGAAAGAGCTTAAACGAgccagaaaatgattctgaaccgaaTGCCGTACTTtcacataataccctccccactatagtggtgtagggtatataaatatggaaaacaatttaaatatccTGTTAATAGTTAAACACACATCATTGTCCTTTACTTTTGAAatcaaattagttttatttatttatttagtaaaattcATAACGTTAACACATTCTTTTTATTAAACGAATAAACTTCTTTAACAATCTGCCACGATGTGGCCAGTAAACTTCTAtgataaaacaaatacacaacaaaattactataaaaataaaaagaaacattaataATTTCATATCTTCCAATTTCATGGGTTCAAATGTTGATATGCTGCTCTTATCCTCCAAACTGATTCTctttaattgaataaattccaaaaatgctAATGATTTCCAATACGCTACCAGTCCAGCCTGATTGACTTGACCGATGAGTGTATTCATAGCCTCCCCATAGGGCGAATTAGGTTGTAGGGGCAGTTGCAtgccaaacatttttaaaatgcaaatatcTGTTAAACGATAACGAGGTTTGGAAAAGAATTTCTGCTGTTGTTCATACACGGCCCATTGAGCCGAAGGAACTGGATATATGAAACGGCTATCAAAATTATCACGTAAAGCATGATATTCTGCATAGGATGGAATAACTTTTAAATGGTTAATAAGTCCACCACCTGTAGCATAAGCTTTAAGTAAAGAATATTCTTCTTTATATAAAGCTATACGCATACCTGATTTTTTAATATCATCCAGAGAATTTATAACATGTTTCTTGGGTGGTCTAGCATTGAATGTTTGCAAATAGGTGACATATGTGGTATTGAACACCAAGCCGGATAAGCAAATTAGCATAAAAAGTAAACTGCGTATACTGGAGAAAGAACGTTCACCTTTAAATGCTTGACCCAAAAGTCCATTgagtacataaatattaaataataatttatggaaaataacTCGTTCTTGCCTAACAATATAGGTGACAGCCAATATTAAGGAAAATGCTAAGAATGAAACTACAATCATAATCATGCTGGCCGTATCAAATACCATTATATAAAATCTGTAAGCTGGCACTGATTTCTCTAGCGGTACCATAAGGCACCAATCCATATAGTCGTAGATCTTTGTGTAGGTCAAATCAGTGTTGTATAGGTTCATTGTAAGTTCTGTTGAGCCATCATATGTACCATTTTCTACCAATGCATCCAATGCACTAAGAAACATTTCCT
This genomic window contains:
- the LOC111677564 gene encoding uncharacterized protein LOC111677564 — its product is MTVNVTATSTSILIGFLEILTHENEFSSQLMELAKWIKEDRYYQTIIYMRHDDKQGEDYEEAYNTDKILKYLMCESNTAIMNLKGNTSYYLWYKYNRRIMAIVHLNGNEYEDQELLITLWRTLKRNLLTRFILLVKKLSDWKYIEKILKFCYENKVINVMVINISLQKSNVLYTMEAFPEFKLKYEKIKKRNTTVLFIDQVKNMQGAVITLVMNKASSRCYVLRVENGTFILGGFVGHFFNEFARKHNATLTFPNYHNLNKEMFLSALDALVENGTYDGSTELTMNLYNTDLTYTKIYDYMDWCLMVPLEKSVPAYRFYIMVFDTASMIMIVVSFLAFSLILAVTYIVRQERVIFHKLLFNIYVLNGLLGQAFKGERSFSSIRSLLFMLICLSGLVFNTTYVTYLQTFNARPPKKHVINSLDDIKKSGMRIALYKEEYSLLKAYATGGGLINHLKVIPSYAEYHALRDNFDSRFIYPVPSAQWAVYEQQQKFFSKPRYRLTDICILKMFGMQLPLQPNSPYGEAMNTLIGQVNQAGLVAYWKSLAFLEFIQLKRISLEDKSSISTFEPMKLEDMKLLISLLATSWQIVKEVYSFNKKNVLTL